The genomic stretch agtggagcaAACAAAAATCTTTCACTAATTGGCTTGTCAGGTGACCTCACTGAGACACCCAACAGGTGTCTGCTAAATGGGAGATATTAACCCCTTCTTTCCCCTATCCCCCAGCCCCCCGGGCACTGTGTGCAGGCGAGCTATAGAGTCTGGTTCCAGGCTAAAGGTCAGGACCCGATCCCCCAGGAGATTCCCTGCTGTAGCTCCTCCATCCCAACCCAAGCGGAGTGGGTTGCAGTGTCCGCCATCAATGCCACAAGCTGGGAGCACCGCACCAACCTTTCTCTGGTCTGCTTGGGTAAGAGGCTGTGAATTTCCTCCGCTCAGTGCCCTGGAAGTGCCAGGAGGGGGCCTCCTGAATGGGCAGCTGAGACTTCTTTTCCCTACCCTTTAGGTTCTGACTCTGCCCCTCGTGATGTGGTGGTCAGCAGCATTGCTGGGAGCACAGAGCTGCTGGTGACTTGGCAGCAAGGGTCCGGGGAGCCACAGGAGCATGTGGTGGACTGGGCTCGAGACGGGGAACCCCTGGAGAACCTCAACTGGGTCCGGCTTCCCCCTGGGAACCTCAGTGCTCTGTTGCCAGGTGAGGCCCCGCTACACCTGGCCTCCCTTCCCAGCTGTCGGAGAGCAGACTGATGGATGGGGATGCAGGAAAGAGTGTTATGCTTAAGTATCATTAATTCATTGaccacccactgtgtgccagcaTCTATTCTAGATACTTGAGCTAAGGCCTAAAGGAGGTGAGAAAGGGAGCCATGAGGATGGCTGAGGAAAAGGCAAGAGGGAATAGACCGTGTAAAGGCCATGAGGTAGGGATCTATCTGACGTGTTAGAGTCAGTAAGGAGGGCGGTGTGGCAGGAGTGGAATGAGtgagggggagagtgggaggaggtgAAGGCAGGGAGGTAATAGGAGATAGTGGGAGGTAATGGGCCGAGGGTGCAGGGCCATATGGACCACAGGGAGAATTTTGCCTTTTTTGTCTGAGTGAGGGGAGAGCCACAGAGGATTTTGAACAGAGGAGGGAGGTGCCCTGACTCAGGTGCTCACAGGCACCCTCTGGCTGATGTGGTGGGAGGAACAtactgggttgggggtggggggaagggggaagctgAGAGAAGGAACTGTACTAGTCCAGGCCAGAGATGATGATGGCTGGACCAGGTGGGGACTGAGGAGCACAGAGAAGCAGGCAGGTTCTGGTTGGAGAAGTCTTAGAGCAGAATTTTGGGGACCCATTTGACATGTTTGCATCTGAGGCTCATCCAAGTGGAGTTGTCCAGGAGACTGTCAAATGCTCGGGTCTTGGGCCAGCAATGAGTTCTGAGCCGGGGCTTGATACTGGGGAGGCCTTCCTTCAGGTTAAGAACTTGGAAGAGCATGAGAAGGTGTTGAGTGAGAAATGTAGGAGAGTCCTGAGGCCCATAAGTATATATGGCCAAAAGAAGAGGAGCCTCAATTCTGGAAAATTCCCAGTTTGGGAAGGCCATGCAGCAGCAGTAGTTTTGAGGAGGGACTTTAGGAACCTCACTTACCGGTGATGGGCGGTGTCAGGGCCCCCATCCTAGCCCAGTGTTTGaccacctccagcctccagcattTCCTGGCCTGAGGCCAGTTTCTGGTCCCTGAAACCTGCTGGGTGGAAGGCTGGAAGGGCAGGGAGTTAAGCGGCTTCAGGTGCAGCCCTGACCATTGACAAATAAAGGGTTGGTGGATAAAtacccagctccctcctccaaCGAGATGGGTCTCAGGCGCGTGCTCTCTGCTGCCTCCCAGAGGTCACCAGCGGGAGTGAACCTCCGTGACCCACATCAGGAACTTGTTTTCAGGCGCACAGTTGACTAGCtgcttttttttccctatttctCTTCCCCGCTGGCCCTCTGGGTGTTTTCTGGGAATACTTCCCAGACAAATGACTTACACTCGGATCTTGTTCTCTGCGTGTCCTTCTGGAGACCCACAGGAAGGACAtatgtgggggaggaggagccaaTTCAAACTGGACTTTGCCCCTCCCCACTTTCCCACAGAGAATTTCGAAAAAGGGGTCCCCTACCGAATCACAGTGACAGCGGTCTCTCCTGGGGGCTTGTACCCTGCCCCCTCAGTCTGGACGTTCCGAGAGGAACTAGGTAAGCAATGGGGCTGGGAGATGGAGGGTCCTGGAACCCTGGCAAACCTTGACCCACTGGCTTTGTCCCCAGCACCGTTAGTGGGACCAGCGCTTTGGAGACTCCAGGATGCTCCCCCAGGGACCCCCGCCATAGCGTGGGGAGAGGTCCCAAGGCACCAACttcggggccatctcacccactACACCTTGTGTGCGCAGAGTGGGACCAGGCCTTCTGTCTGCATGAATGGTGAGctttcctgcctcctgcctcctgcccctgctcccagaCCCCACAAGGCCCACCCATCAGTTTACCTCACCCCTTGTCCTCAGATGGGCCCCTGTGGTTCCCTCTCAGTCCCTGAGAGAACACATGATGTCATCTGTTCCCTAGTGGACAATAACCCTGGTGGCTCTCAAAGTAATGGACTGTCATTTggccattaaaaataaagactccAATCTATATTTATTGACATTGAAAGATGCCTGTCATattttattaagtgaaaaagATAAAAGGGTTCAAAACTCTGGGAGGGttccatttttgtaaaataaaccaGCATTGAGCAAAGCTGAGGCAGAAATGTGAAGATAAATTTCCCTCAGTGTCAACGGGATTGTAGGATTACATatgatttttattgctttttcataCTTTTGGGTATAGGCTACATTTTTACTCTGGACACAAAttccttcttaaaaaatatattacactttttttctaattacaaaaaCTATCTGTGCTTGTTACAAAAGCTGACACACATCATCAAGAATATCAGCATTTTCATCATTTCACTGATATGACAACACAGCTTCCAGGTTTTTTCATGTGTATGTTAACATACATAGGAGTTGGTGTTTTgaagatttttaacatttttattatagaaaatttcaagCACATACAAAAGtagggcccggctggcgtggctcagtggttgagcattgacctatgaaccaggaggtcacaggttcgattcccggtcagggcacatgcccaggttgtgggctcgatcccccttagggggcgtacaggaggcagttgatccatggttctcttgtatcatggatgtttctatctctccctctcccttcctctctgaaaatcaatttaaaaatatcaaaaaaagaaaagtagggaGAAGATAACAAACCCTCGTGTATCCACCACCCAGCTTTAGTAATTACCTCCATTTTGCCAATCTTGTTTCAATTAAccgccacccccccacacacacacacacttttttttctagAGTCTTTGGTATCATTTCACCCCTAAACACATTAGTACTTCACATTTGTTCCTAATTGATAATGcctattttttaacataattacTTTGCCACGATTGTATCttgcaaacatatatatatatatatatatatatatataggtcattaggttaaaaattatatatatattattaaatatacatacatgtatattgtcattattattaaaagAGGACCATGTTATAgggctactagaggcctggtgcacgaaatttgtgcatggatagggtccctaggcctggctggcaatcagggccgatctatggggtgaccagcggggcaatcagaggggcccccgctggcacccaccttggccagcctagcactgcccgctcaccagccccgccccccactgccgctgctggtcgccttcctctgtggggcaactggtggggcgatcagggacccccgctggcaccttccttggctggcctggagcctgtgggctgggggcagctcctgcattgagcatctgccccctggtgatcagtgcacatcatagtgaccagttgttctaccagtcattctgccgttcagttgatttgcatattaggcttttattatataggactagaggcccggtgcatgaaatttgtgcatggggggttccctcagccaggcctgcaccctctccaacccgggacccctcaggggatgtccaactgcctgcctgcctggtcgcctgatcacccctaaccgcccctgcctgctggcctgatcacccctaactgctctcccctgctggcctgactacCCCTaattgctcttccctgctggcctgatcacccctaactgcctctgcctcggcccctgccaccatggctttgtccagaaggatgtctggtctaattagcatattacccttttattagttatAGTTTGGCCCATGAATCTTATGACTGTGATGTTTtgcaactttctttttttcacctGATGACTTTGTTTGGACATCTTTCTTTGGCAGTATAACTTGATCCCTGTTCATGTCTCCTATAATTCTATAACAAACCAAAAAGCTACTTCCTCTTttggcttaaaaacaaaaaagagcaattcagtaaaaaagtaaacaaaaatagcTTAGGGAGTTCTAAATGTCTACCCTGGGTCTAAGGAGCCTTCCTCCACTGGGTTCTGTGTAGGTAAGAGATATGATACTCGTTTATTCAaatctatattattttcttagtgCTTGCTGTGTGTCAGGCTGATCCATGTACTGGGATTATGGCTCTTGTTGGACTCTAACTTTCTAATGGAGGACACACAGGCATAGGCAAAGTAAATAGTATCTAACCAGTGTGTCAGATGGTGAGATGTGCTGGGTACAGTATGAAGGAGGTGCAATTTTATATGCGATGGAGTCAGGGAAGGCCTTCCCTGAGGAGGCAACATTTGTGCAAAGACCTGAAGGTGGGAGCTGTGttggggggggatggagggagaatgttgcagaaagagaaaaagcacatacaaaggtcctgaggcaggactTGACTGACTTCCCACCTTTTCTGGGTTTGTCCTTCAGTGAGTGGCAGCACCCAGAAAACCACCCTGCCCAACCTCCCCTCGGGTCCCTGTGAGCTGTGGATGACGGCATCCACCATCGCAGGACAGGGCCCACCTGGTCCCAGCCTCCGGCTTCACCTGCCAGGTACGGGCTGGGGTGGCACTGCTGTAGGAGGGGGCCTGCCTCATTTGAAGGGGATATGGAATGATTCTCTGGGCTTTAAGGACTGGGCAACCTTTTGACTTAGGGGGGTCGCTATTGATGATGCATTTTGATTCTGCTAAATACTGCTGTGGGTTATCAGGCAATGTGTGTCTAACCATGTCACCCACCCCTAACCTGGACCTCTTACCGATGATTGCTCTGTTTCAcaagcccactcccaccccaagaTTTTCCTCCCCCCTTACCCCTACTCATTTTCTGCCTCCCTCACGCAAGCCTGCACATCAATGAGCCTTCActgacctctccctgctcctggtaTCTAACTGTTcttctgcccctctcccccagatAACACCCTAAAGCTGAAAATTCTGCCAGGTGTCCTTCTCCTGTGGGGCTTGCTCCTGATGGGCTGTGGCATGAGGCTAGCCATCCCTGAAAGGTGAGGCAGTCAGACATGTGGGTCTCTGCCAAGTGGGAAGGGCAGCTGGGCAATAGCTGACCTTCCAGGGTGAGGAAGTTATTCCTagaccctgcaacctgggcatgggtaTTCTCTGGATTCCCTTCCCTGACTCTTACCTGCTTGCCAGGTGCCTCCACCTGTGGCACAAGATACTCCCCCGTTGGGTCTGGGAGGACATCCCCGATCCTGCCAATAGCAATTTCAGCCAGCCCCACGTAGAGGTGAGCAAAAAAGACTGGCTTGTCAGGAACCTCCAGAAGGTTGGGGGATGCTGGGACAGTGGGGAGCGGGTGGGAGCATTGAGGGAAAATGGGGCCCATAATCTCAGCCTCCTCTCTTCCCAGGAGGtaccccaggcccagccccctggAGACTTGCCCATCCTGGAAGTGGAAGAGATGGAGCCGCTACCAGTTATAGAGCGCCCCCAGACCTCCTCCCGGCTTGATTCTGGGTATGAGAAACACTTCCTGCCCACACCTGAGGAGCTGGGCCTTCTGGGCTCACGGCGCCCAGGCCCCAGGTTCTGGCCTGAACTGACCCCAGGCCAGGAGACGGGGTGCTCATTTGACAGctgaagacactgaggctcagagaggctgagccacttgcCTAAGGATACCCAGGCAGAAAGAGCTGAGTGAGATCGAAGGACTCCTACAGAGAAGGCCCGGCCCTGGAGGGAATGTACCGATGGCTGAGGGAACAAAGGAGGAGATACGAAATCCAGAGTGGCAGCCACCTCCCCAAATCTGTCCTGCTGCTGTAACAGAACTGTAACCAAGTGCACTCACAGCCTCCCTTGCTGCTAGGTGTGGCCGTGCACGGAGTTCTCACCAATGGAAGGTGAGCAGAAATGACTTGTGCCAAAGCTGGGACTCGATGGAGCTCCTCcaaattctctttccttttccatgaGCTGGAAAAACATCAACATGCCCATAATTTAGCTTCAGCCAGACCCAAGAGAAGGGTGAGGACAAGAAAATGGAAGGAACTTGAGTCCCCAAGTGACTGCATGGATCAGAAATAAACTTACGTTTTTATAGTTACTGTAGCTTGAGGTCTTTTGtcacagcagctgcacctgtACATTCACTGACTCACAATCAGTTGATTCTAGCCAAATGAAGCCCTCAATTTCCCACCAGGAGATGGTAAGGTGGTTCTGtgccaaaaacacacacattcaagCTGTCCCaatgctttaatattttattttcaagtataaAGGTTTAGTCAGAGAAGGGAGCCAGGGTCACAGGCAGTGGGCAAGGGGTCCAGAAGCCCAGGTGGAGGTTTAGGTGTGGGCCAGCAGGCTCCCAGATGCCATGGCCAGTCCCATATGCCCTGTCTGTGCCTGGGAACCCTCTGCTGGATGCCAAGAGGCCGAGGTAGCTGTGAGAAGAGCGAGGCGTGGG from Eptesicus fuscus isolate TK198812 chromosome 6, DD_ASM_mEF_20220401, whole genome shotgun sequence encodes the following:
- the IL27RA gene encoding LOW QUALITY PROTEIN: interleukin-27 receptor subunit alpha (The sequence of the model RefSeq protein was modified relative to this genomic sequence to represent the inferred CDS: deleted 2 bases in 1 codon) — its product is MRGAWAAPCRLLPLLWLLFPRTSPQGSPGPLRCYGVGPLGDLNCSWEPLGDLGAPSTLHLQSQKYHSNRTWTVAVPTGQSWVTIPREQLTTSDELLVWAAVAGQPLWPPVFVNLETQMKPEAPQLDPDVDLSEDDPLEATVRWAPPPWPPHKVLVCQFHYRRCQQTAWTLLEPELKSIPLTPIEIQDLELATGYEVSGRCRMEKEEDLWGEWSPILPFQTLPSAPKDVWISGDLCGTQDGQKSLLLWKPPGHCVQASYRVWFQAKGQDPIPQEIPCCSSSIPTQAEWVAVSAINATSWEHRTNLSLVCLGSDSAPRDVVVSSIAGSTELLVTWQQGSGEPQEHVVDWARDGEPLENLNWVRLPPGNLSALLPENFEKGVPYRITVTAVSPGGLYPAPSVWTFREELAPLVGPALWRLQDAPPGTPAIAWGEVPRHQLRGHLTHYTLCAQSGTRPSVCMNVSGSTQKTTLPNLPSGPCELWMTASTIAGQGPPGPSLRLHLPDNTLKLKILPGVLLLWGLLLMGCGMRLAIPERCLHLWHKILPRWVWEDIPDPANSNFSQPHVEEVPQAQPPGDLPILEVEEMEPLPVIERPQTSSRLDSGYEKHFLPTPEELGLLGTAPRPQVLA